The Candidatus Binataceae bacterium nucleotide sequence GGTGGTCAGTGCCGACGCCGGCGGCGGAATGGTGCGGGCGAGCGTGGACGGATCGATGCAGGTGCGGAAGATCGAAATCGATCCGGCGCTACTGGCCTCAAACGACAAAGCGATGCTGGAGGACCTGATCGTGGTGGCGGTGAATCTGGCTCTCAAACGCGCCCAGGAAGTCGTCGCGCAGGAGATGGGGAAGGTCGGACCGCTGGGCGGAATCAAACTGCCCGGTTTCGGCAGCGACTGAAACGCGCGGGCTGGCCGATGGCCGAGAATCTCAAACGCAGCGATGGCCTTCCGCCCGCGATGACGCGGTTGGTCAAGGAACTTTCGCGGCTGCCCGGAATCGGCGAAAAGACCGCATCGCGGCTCGCCTTCAATCTGCTTAATCGCCCGCGTGAGCAGGTCATCGCGCTGGCGGAGTCCCTGCTGGAAATGAAGGAGCGGGTAGGTTTGTGCGCCGACTGCTTCGGGCTCTCGGACCACGCGCGCTGCCAGGTATGCGAGGATCCCGCCCGCGAACGCGAGCTCATCTGCGTGGTGGAAGGCCCCGCCGACCTGATGGCGATAGAGCGGGCGCGCAGTTTCAACGGCGTCTATCACGTGCTGCACGGTGCGGTCTCGCCGCTCGATGGCATTGGTCCCGAAGACATCAAGATCAACGAATTGATCACGCGCGTCAGTCCTCCGGCACAAGTCCGCGAAGTGATAATCGCGACCAACGCGACCGTGGAAGGCGAGGCAACCGCCCTCTACCTCGCCCGCGTGCTGAAACCACTCGGAGTCAAGGCAACGCGCCTGGCTCGCGGATTGCCAGCCGGCGGCGACCTGGAGTACAGCGATTCGGCGACCCTGCAGAGCGCCCTAAGCGGCCGTCGCGAACTGTAACTCCGGGGGACGCTCAAGCGCAGCGCATCGCCGATGAAGGCGGGCATTATCGTGAGCGGGTTTGCCGCAGTGGTGATGGCTGCCTGTAACTCCAAACCGCCTGATGCGGTTGAGAAAGGCAGGATGGTGTACATGACCAACTGCGTGGTGTGCCACAATCCCAATCCTAACCTGGCGGGCAATCAGGGACCTGCGATCGCCGGATCATCGCAAGCGCTGCTTGAGCCGCGAGTGCTTCATCTCACTTATCCGCCAGGCTATATACCGCAGCAAAAAACCCACGCGATGCGCGCGTTTCCGCAACTCAAGAATCACATCGGTGACTTGCACGAATTTCTGGACGCGGCGAAGCAGCAGCCGGACCACACTCAGTAAGCGAGCAGCCCGCAGACCAGCAGATTCAATCCGGATCAAGCAGGTGCCGGAAATTTGCGCACCATTTCTCTACGCCAGTGTCACCTTGATGATGATCACTAGGACGATCCACAGGATCACGCCAGACTAGATCGTTCCGTG carries:
- a CDS encoding c-type cytochrome, with product MKAGIIVSGFAAVVMAACNSKPPDAVEKGRMVYMTNCVVCHNPNPNLAGNQGPAIAGSSQALLEPRVLHLTYPPGYIPQQKTHAMRAFPQLKNHIGDLHEFLDAAKQQPDHTQ
- the recR gene encoding recombination mediator RecR; its protein translation is MAENLKRSDGLPPAMTRLVKELSRLPGIGEKTASRLAFNLLNRPREQVIALAESLLEMKERVGLCADCFGLSDHARCQVCEDPARERELICVVEGPADLMAIERARSFNGVYHVLHGAVSPLDGIGPEDIKINELITRVSPPAQVREVIIATNATVEGEATALYLARVLKPLGVKATRLARGLPAGGDLEYSDSATLQSALSGRREL
- a CDS encoding YbaB/EbfC family nucleoid-associated protein; the protein is MAELDFGALMKQAQALQEKLKEVQEQAASKVVSADAGGGMVRASVDGSMQVRKIEIDPALLASNDKAMLEDLIVVAVNLALKRAQEVVAQEMGKVGPLGGIKLPGFGSD